The Dokdonella koreensis DS-123 genome has a segment encoding these proteins:
- the hrcA gene encoding heat-inducible transcriptional repressor HrcA: protein MNAPPVHPLDARARHLLRTLISHYISDGQPVGSRTLAKSSGLDVSPATIRNVLADLEEVGLVAAPHTSAGRVPTAQGYRVFVDSLLEMQPPDEEQLAQLRRELPTDAATPDLLNSATSLLSEMTHFVGVVSVPRREEFPFRHIDFVMLDPGRLLVILVFTDGQVQNRVVSTQRSYGAGELEQIANFLNSQFAGMRIDDIRARLLREMREEGVRLNRLLSAAVDVAAQAFQASTDSDMLVSGQTRLMGRQDQGDIDRLRELFEAFQRKRDLLQLLERCARAEGVRLFIGEESGFAALDGFSLVTAPYGVHGRILGVLGVIGPTRMAYERVIPMVQATAQIISGTLNRAQPAQ from the coding sequence ATGAACGCCCCGCCAGTCCATCCGCTCGACGCCCGCGCCCGGCACCTGCTGCGCACGCTGATCTCGCACTACATCAGCGACGGCCAGCCGGTCGGCTCGCGCACGCTCGCCAAGTCCTCGGGCCTGGACGTCAGTCCGGCGACGATCCGCAACGTGCTGGCGGACCTGGAGGAGGTCGGCCTGGTCGCGGCGCCGCATACCTCGGCCGGCCGCGTGCCGACCGCGCAGGGCTACCGCGTGTTCGTCGACAGCCTGCTGGAGATGCAGCCGCCCGACGAGGAGCAGCTGGCGCAGCTGCGGCGCGAGCTGCCGACCGACGCGGCGACGCCGGACCTGCTCAACAGCGCCACCTCGCTGCTGTCGGAGATGACCCACTTCGTCGGCGTGGTCAGCGTGCCGCGGCGCGAGGAGTTCCCGTTCCGCCACATCGATTTCGTCATGCTCGATCCCGGCCGGCTGCTGGTGATCCTGGTGTTCACCGACGGCCAGGTGCAGAACCGCGTCGTCAGCACGCAGCGGTCCTACGGCGCCGGCGAGCTCGAGCAGATCGCCAACTTCCTCAACAGCCAGTTCGCCGGCATGCGCATCGACGACATCCGCGCCCGGCTGCTGCGCGAGATGCGCGAGGAGGGCGTGCGCCTGAACCGGCTGCTCAGCGCAGCGGTGGACGTGGCCGCCCAGGCGTTCCAGGCCAGCACCGACAGCGACATGCTGGTCTCCGGCCAGACCCGCCTGATGGGCCGGCAGGACCAGGGCGACATCGACCGCCTGCGCGAGCTGTTCGAGGCGTTCCAGCGCAAGCGCGACCTGCTGCAGCTGCTGGAGCGCTGCGCCCGGGCCGAGGGCGTGCGCCTGTTCATCGGCGAGGAATCGGGTTTCGCGGCGCTCGACGGCTTCTCGCTGGTCACGGCGCCGTATGGCGTCCACGGCCGGATCCTGGGCGTGCTCGGCGTGATCGGCCCGACGCGCATGGCCTACGAGCGGGTGATCCCGATGGTCCAGGCCACCGCCCAGATCATCTCCGGAACCTTGAACCGCGCGCAGCCGGCACAATAA
- the grpE gene encoding nucleotide exchange factor GrpE codes for MESTDPAGSRPPEGTSSPSDEGIADLDRLTAQLAEAERNLADMRDTVLRERAEIENQRRRLQRDLEQARRFANEKLLADLLPVLDNLERGLAAPGTDYAALRGGVELTLRELTKVVETNGLKVIDPVGSAFDPEQHQAMQMVASAEHPAGAVVAVFQKGYILNDRLLRPALVTVAKADD; via the coding sequence ATGGAAAGCACCGATCCAGCCGGCAGCCGGCCGCCCGAGGGCACGTCCTCGCCGTCGGACGAAGGCATCGCCGATCTCGATCGCCTCACCGCGCAGCTGGCCGAGGCCGAGCGCAACCTCGCCGACATGCGCGATACCGTGCTGCGCGAGCGTGCCGAGATCGAGAACCAGCGCCGCCGCCTCCAGCGTGACCTGGAGCAGGCGCGGCGTTTCGCCAACGAGAAGCTCCTGGCCGACCTGCTGCCGGTGCTCGACAACCTCGAGCGCGGCCTGGCGGCGCCCGGCACCGACTACGCGGCCCTGCGCGGCGGCGTCGAGCTGACGCTGCGCGAGCTCACGAAGGTGGTCGAGACCAACGGCCTGAAGGTGATCGATCCGGTCGGCTCGGCATTCGATCCGGAGCAGCACCAGGCGATGCAGATGGTCGCGTCGGCCGAGCATCCGGCCGGTGCGGTCGTGGCCGTCTTCCAGAAGGGCTATATCCTCAACGACCGGCTGCTGCGGCCGGCCCTGGTGACGGTGGCCAAGGCGGACGACTGA